A region of Sugiyamaella lignohabitans strain CBS 10342 chromosome A, complete sequence DNA encodes the following proteins:
- the COG5 gene encoding Cog5p (Component of the conserved oligomeric Golgi complex; a cytosolic tethering complex (Cog1p through Cog8p) that functions in protein trafficking to mediate fusion of transport vesicles to Golgi compartments; GO_component: GO:0005794 - Golgi apparatus [Evidence IEA]; GO_component: GO:0000139 - Golgi membrane [Evidence IEA]; GO_component: GO:0017119 - Golgi transport complex [Evidence IEA]; GO_component: GO:0017119 - Golgi transport complex [Evidence IPI] [PMID 11703943]; GO_component: GO:0016020 - membrane [Evidence IEA]; GO_function: GO:0003674 - molecular_function [Evidence ND]; GO_process: GO:0032258 - CVT pathway [Evidence IMP] [PMID 20065092]; GO_process: GO:0006891 - intra-Golgi vesicle-mediated transport [Evidence IEA]; GO_process: GO:0006891 - intra-Golgi vesicle-mediated transport [Evidence IGI,IPI] [PMID 11703943]; GO_process: GO:0015031 - protein transport [Evidence IEA]; GO_process: GO:0006810 - transport [Evidence IEA]) produces the protein MSKEESGYEVFLDPGFSPVAYANSLVLATNTPTDPDVDLSAASRRLGYEMDEVDQLMSAISTENYEDLLDQARNVKKAEGALKSLKTSLDHVNFSYSKLERDVVKPYEQAQQMHTALKRLHLTSSMLRSLTWYLYLARQLTSLMSDSSAESNYKAVLNIQELRRQLESNPSLKSLQIIRAHENSLNWIQDNLKTQCLHRIRTFTLLQDKSDLGASFKAVYLLDPSSLITAISTYLRGQVTSTVSNFSKSLSRSVAGMEGASSDARNRARSLVAISSVLESATVTEPSTASSSPSKDTILLPYVKKHLDITTLVSSYWRDVASGLDAKVRDFTTRNPATAQAWAPHSSRLQDIIRSSVINGGGIDRNGLEVKVMLNAVAPLGR, from the coding sequence ATGTCGAAGGAGGAGAGTGGGTACGAGGTATTTTTGGACCCGGGGTTTTCGCCGGTGGCATATGCGAACTCGCTGGTGCTGGCCACGAACACGCCTACCGACCCGGATGTGGATTTGTCGGCCGCGAGCCGGCGGCTGGGTTATGAGATGGACGAGGTCGACCAGTTGATGTCGGCGATATCGACGGAGAACTACGAAGACCTGCTGGATCAGGCCAGAAACGTCAAGAAAGCCGAGGGCGCGTTAAAGTCGCTGAAAACGTCGTTGGATCATGTGAATTTTTCGTATTCAAAGCTCGAAAGAGACGTGGTTAAACCGTATGAACAGGCCCAGCAAATGCATACTGCTTTGAAACGATTACACCTGACATCGAGTATGTTACGGTCTTTGACTTGGTATTTATATCTGGCACGTCAATTGACTTCGCTTATGAGTGATAGTAGTGCGGAATCAAATTATAAAGCGGTATTGAATATCCAGGAACTAAGACGACAGCTCGAGTCGAATCCCAGTTTGAAAAGCCTTCAGATCATCCGGGCTCATGAAAACTCGCTCAATTGGATCCAGGACAATTTAAAAACCCAATGTCTACACCGAATCCGTACTTTTACGCTGTTACAAGACAAATCAGACCTCGGAGCCTCGTTTAAAGCTGTGTATCTGCTGGACCCCTCTTCATTGATTACCGCCATCAGCACATATCTCCGAGGCCAGGTGACATCCACCGTTTCCAATTTCTCAAAATCACTTTCACGGTCTGTAGCCGGCATGGAAGGAGCTTCTAGCGATGCTCGAAACCGTGCCAGAAGTCTCGTCGCCATTTCTTCAGTGCTTGAATCTGCTACCGTCACAGAACCGTCTACTGCATCATCTTCTCCTTCCAAAGATACGATACTTCTTCCGTACGTCAAAAAGCACCTGGATATCACGACACTGGTATCCAGCTACTGGCGAGACGTCGCCTCAGGTCTCGATGCCAAAGTCCGTGACTTCACGACACGCAACCCCGCCACGGCCCAAGCATGGGCCCCTCACTCATCACGTCTCCAGGACATCATTCGCTCGTCCGTCATCAATGGCGGTGGCATAGACCGGAACGGGCTCGAAGTAAAAGTCATGCTCAACGCCGTGGCCCCTCTGGGCCGTTAA
- the MCH4 gene encoding Mch4p (Protein with similarity to mammalian monocarboxylate permeases; monocarboxylate permeases are involved in transport of monocarboxylic acids across the plasma membrane but mutant is not deficient in monocarboxylate transport; GO_component: GO:0000329 - fungal-type vacuole membrane [Evidence IDA] [PMID 11536335]; GO_component: GO:0016021 - integral component of membrane [Evidence IEA,IEA]; GO_component: GO:0016021 - integral component of membrane [Evidence ISM] [PMID 12192589]; GO_component: GO:0016020 - membrane [Evidence IEA,IEA]; GO_function: GO:0008028 - monocarboxylic acid transmembrane transporter activity [Evidence IGI,IMP] [PMID 11536335]; GO_function: GO:0015293 - symporter activity [Evidence IEA]; GO_function: GO:0005215 - transporter activity [Evidence ISS] [PMID 11536335]; GO_process: GO:0055085 - transmembrane transport [Evidence IEA]; GO_process: GO:0006810 - transport [Evidence IEA]; GO_process: GO:0006810 - transport [Evidence ISS] [PMID 11536335]), with amino-acid sequence MADIENSRQELTAERSLEAIASGPFEKTADVTCAQTGSNCEVKESENEKLSRRGSRNSHSGDHNSTVNPNLPEEDMDFPEGGVRAWLVVFGSWAAMTSTFGIVNTSGYLQAWLSEHQLQHMSQSQISWIFSIYLFLFFLGGVLVGPIFDNYGLRPIFIPGCIGSVASLFILSVCKEYYQFILGFSILGGASATLVFTPSIAIVGHWFYRRRAGATGIACTGGACGGIMFPLLMIKLMPKIGFGWTIRIVGFIALFLLVVAVATLETRVPLAKSSGTIIDIKSLKDPRFACTTIGIFMIEWAIFIPITYLTSYALAKGVNQTFSYQLLAILNAGSILGRGLPGYLADIFGRFNVMIITTVVCAVMCLALWLPAGSSVTVMIAFAVMFGFWSGTGICLTPVCVSQVCKTEDYGKRYGTCYFFASFAVLTGLPIAGAIQNAQNGSYQGLILFASLTYLCGTCFFVLARIIGGGWKLTAIY; translated from the coding sequence ATGGCggatattgaaaatagtCGTCAAGAGCTCACAGCGGAGAGGTCACTGGAAGCTATTGCTAGTGGACCTTTCGAGAAAACCGCTGATGTGACATGTGCCCAGACAGGGTCAAATTGTGAAGTCAAAGAAAGTGAGAATGAGAAACTCAGTCGACGAGGTAGTCGTAATAGCCATTCCGGAGACCACAACTCGACTGTGAACCCCAATCTCCCGGAAGAAGATATGGACTTCCCAGAAGGAGGAGTTAGAGCATGGTTGGTAGTATTTGGTTCATGGGCTGCCATGACCAGTACTTTTGGTATTGTCAACACATCCGGCTATCTTCAAGCATGGCTCAGTGAGCATCAACTTCAGCATATGTCCCAGTCACAGATATCGTGGATCTTTAGTATatatctgtttctgttctttcttGGCGGAGTGCTTGTAGGACCCATATTCGATAATTATGGCCTGAGGCCGATATTTATTCCTGGATGTATTGGTAGTGTTGCATCATTGTTTATTCTAAGTGTGTGCAAGGAGTACTACCAGTTTATTCTAGGATTCAGTATTTTAGGAGGAGCATCAGCAACCCTGGTGTTCACTCCGTCGATAGCTATTGTTGGACATTGGTTCTACAGAAGACGGGCTGGTGCTACGGGTATAGCATGTACAGGAGGCGCCTGTGGAGGTATCATGTTCCCATTGCTCATGATCAAATTGATGCCCAAGATTGGGTTTGGCTGGACAATTCGAATTGTCGGATTTATTGCTTTGTTCCTCTTAGTGGTAGCAGTTGCTACCCTCGAGACCCGAGTACCACTGGCTAAAAGTTCAGGTACCATTATTGATATTAAATCACTGAAAGACCCGAGATTTGCATGTACTACAATTGGCATTTTCATGATTGAATGGGCCATTTTCATTCCTATTACCTACTTGACTAGTTACGCTCTGGCAAAGGGAGTGAACCAAACATTTTCATACCAGCTACTCGCTATTCTTAATGCTGGATCTATCTTAGGAAGAGGACTTCCTGGCTACCTGGCAGATATATTCGGAAGATTCAACGTCATGATTATTACGACAGTTGTTTGTGCAGTCATGTGTCTAGCATTATGGCTTCCAGCAGGAAGCAGTGTGACGGTTATGATAGCATTTGCAGTTATGTTTGGATTCTGGAGTGGAACTGGCATTTGTCTGACACCCGTGTGTGTATCACAAGTGTGTAAAACCGAGGACTACGGCAAGAGGTATGGCACGTGCTATTTCTTTGCGAGTTTCGCAGTTCTCACAGGACTTCCTATTGCCGGAGCCATTCAAAACGCCCAGAACGGCAGTTACCAGGGACTGATTTTGTTTGCATCTCTAACTTATTTATGCGGAACCTGTTTCTTCGTCCTTGCGCGAATTATCGGGGGAGGCTGGAAACTCACCGCTATCTACTAA
- the DAM1 gene encoding Dam1p (Essential subunit of the Dam1 complex (aka DASH complex); cooperates with Duo1p to connect the DASH complex with the microtubules (MT); couples kinetochores to the force produced by MT depolymerization thereby aiding in chromosome segregation; Ipl1p target for regulating kinetochore-MT attachments; GO_component: GO:0042729 - DASH complex [Evidence IEA]; GO_component: GO:0042729 - DASH complex [Evidence IDA] [PMID 15640796]; GO_component: GO:0042729 - DASH complex [Evidence IDA] [PMID 15664196]; GO_component: GO:0005694 - chromosome [Evidence IEA]; GO_component: GO:0000775 - chromosome, centromeric region [Evidence IEA]; GO_component: GO:0000777 - condensed chromosome kinetochore [Evidence IEA]; GO_component: GO:0005737 - cytoplasm [Evidence IEA]; GO_component: GO:0005856 - cytoskeleton [Evidence IEA]; GO_component: GO:0000776 - kinetochore [Evidence IEA]; GO_component: GO:0005874 - microtubule [Evidence IEA]; GO_component: GO:0072686 - mitotic spindle [Evidence IEA]; GO_component: GO:0005634 - nucleus [Evidence IEA,IEA]; GO_component: GO:0005819 - spindle [Evidence IEA]; GO_function: GO:0008017 - microtubule binding [Evidence IDA] [PMID 15664196]; GO_function: GO:0008017 - microtubule binding [Evidence IDA] [PMID 16777964]; GO_function: GO:0051010 - microtubule plus-end binding [Evidence IDA] [PMID 17620411]; GO_function: GO:0051010 - microtubule plus-end binding [Evidence IDA] [PMID 20479465]; GO_process: GO:0008608 - attachment of spindle microtubules to kinetochore [Evidence IEA]; GO_process: GO:0008608 - attachment of spindle microtubules to kinetochore [Evidence IDA] [PMID 17620411]; GO_process: GO:0007049 - cell cycle [Evidence IEA]; GO_process: GO:0051301 - cell division [Evidence IEA]; GO_process: GO:0007059 - chromosome segregation [Evidence IEA]; GO_process: GO:0007067 - mitotic nuclear division [Evidence IEA]; GO_process: GO:0051987 - positive regulation of attachment of spindle microtubules to kinetochore [Evidence IDA] [PMID 20479465]; GO_process: GO:0051987 - positive regulation of attachment of spindle microtubules to kinetochore [Evidence IDA] [PMID 20479468]; GO_process: GO:0031116 - positive regulation of microtubule polymerization [Evidence IDA] [PMID 15664196]), protein MDQVSTPGKFELGTAFVPSTPHRRSNSASSFTSHGHFPLESNASGLDKVLLQPTHAGGARRIEELADGLATLDINLQRLNKVHNSLTEFNESFSAFLHCIKMNAWCVEFSEAPNTEAFTQERDDDPEENQNNEDLEDEAEQDQADESNFDYSDMTLMTVIDDSGENRHFGGSRPGAGGPAGVRNYAGGFYTSNTGGIRQETGSTARPTARTTAVGGRPGARFRPEQTSTSVPRNPRTTTTTPAASRGGRVSPASSGSGKSRIPQPATRPRPATTTTRTTAKPTWR, encoded by the coding sequence ATGGATCAGGTCTCGACACCAGGCAAATTCGAGCTGGGAACCGCTTTTGTGCCATCGACTCCCCACAGGAGATCGAACtcagcctcttctttcACATCTCACGGCCATTTTCCGCTAGAATCAAATGCATCTGGCCTGGATAAGGTGCTCCTCCAGCCAACTcatgctggtggtgccagGAGAATAGAGGAGCTGGCTGACGGGCTGGCTACTCTGGATATCAATTTACAAAGATTAAACAAGGTTCATAACAGTCTGACTGAGTTTAATGAAAGCTTTTCTGCTTTTCTCCACTGTATAAAGATGAACGCTTGGTGTGTAGAGTTCAGCGAGGCACCCAATACTGAAGCATTTACCCAAGAACGAGATGATGACCCAGaagaaaaccaaaataaCGAGGATCtagaagacgaagctgaACAAGATCAGGCTGACGAGTCCAATTTTGACTATAGTGATATGACGCTGATGACAGTGATCGATGACAGCGGGGAGAACCGTCATTTTGGCGGATCCAGGCccggtgctggtggtcctGCTGGCGTCAGAAACTATGCTGGAGGCTTCTATACTAGTAATACTGGTGGAATCCGACAAGAAACTGGTTCAACAGCTAGACCCACTGCCAGAAccactgctgttggtggcAGACCAGGAGCCCGATTCCGACCCGAACAAACGAGCACCTCAGTCCCCAGAAACCCAAGAACTACAACCACCACTCCAGCAGCGTCGCGAGGAGGCCGAGTATCACCAGCCAGTTCAGGCAGCGGAAAATCCAGGATACCACAGCCAGCGACCCGACCGCGACCtgcaacaaccacaaccagAACCACAGCCAAACCCACATGGAGATAA
- the HPM1 gene encoding Hpm1p (AdoMet-dependent methyltransferase; involved in a novel 3-methylhistidine modification of ribosomal protein Rpl3p; seven beta-strand MTase family member; null mutant exhibits a weak vacuolar protein sorting defect and caspofungin resistance; GO_component: GO:0005737 - cytoplasm [Evidence IEA,IEA]; GO_component: GO:0005737 - cytoplasm [Evidence IDA] [PMID 14562095]; GO_component: GO:0005634 - nucleus [Evidence IEA,IEA]; GO_component: GO:0005634 - nucleus [Evidence IDA] [PMID 14562095]; GO_function: GO:0008757 - S-adenosylmethionine-dependent methyltransferase activity [Evidence ISS] [PMID 12872006]; GO_function: GO:0008168 - methyltransferase activity [Evidence IEA]; GO_function: GO:0018064 - protein-histidine N-methyltransferase activity [Evidence IEA]; GO_function: GO:0018064 - protein-histidine N-methyltransferase activity [Evidence IMP] [PMID 20864530]; GO_function: GO:0016740 - transferase activity [Evidence IEA]; GO_process: GO:0032259 - methylation [Evidence IEA]; GO_process: GO:0042038 - peptidyl-histidine methylation, to form tele-methylhistidine [Evidence IMP] [PMID 20864530]) codes for MIGRYESETFYGETRSAMSFQFGFSGDDIEEDEVVQDVSGGSGVVDYRAFMETEPAIELDYVPKLYTTEELLLPQSPIRMSYSLVRLADNNEGRDEVLAVPRRDLYDVKYQLMKQDSLSATEEILLGTTNEDVRATTYEGGLKVWECTFDLVQVLKTELGSGFDVRTFLELGCGAAIPSSYLFYRILTSGATGIKLVLADYNDSVLRLVTAPNMFLTWVVFKMNESKVVPDVNEVDITPELIDEFHQDMARRNIQIQYVSGAWSPQFVKLLDQKFQLILASETIYSLDTLPVFTDTLLNSLPSSDQGHALVAAKKIYFGVGGGIPDFVTALESRQITHNVVFEDSAGVGRAVLKVSL; via the coding sequence ATGATCGGCCGATATGAGAGTGAAACTTTTTATGGTGAGACGAGGTCAGCGATGTCGTTTCAGTTTGGGTTTTCgggtgatgatattgaggaagatgaggtGGTACAGGATGTGAGTGGCGGTAGCGGGGTTGTGGATTATAGGGCGTTTATGGAGACAGAGCCCGCGATTGAGCTGGATTACGTGCCTAAATTGTATACTACagaggagctgctgctaccgcAGAGCCCTATTCGCATGAGTTATTCGCTGGTGCGTCTGGCTGATAATAACGAAGGTAGGGATGAGGTTTTGGCGGTTCCTCGGCGTGATTTGTACGATGTCAAATATCAGCTGATGAAACAGGACTCGTTATCGGCCACAGAAGAGATCCTGCTAGGAACCACGAACGAAGATGTCCGAGCTACGACATATGAAGGGGGGTTGAAAGTGTGGGAGTGTACTTTTGATTTGGTTCAGGTTCTTAAAACTGAGCTGGGTTCTGGTTTTGATGTTCGCACATTTTTGGAATTGGGCtgtggtgctgctattcCCAGTAGTTATCTCTTTTATCGCATTCTGACCagtggtgctactggtatCAAACTGGTTCTGGCCGATTATAACGACAGTGTTTTACGACTAGTCACTGCTCCTAATATGTTTCTGACATGGGTTGTCTTTAAAATGAACGAGTCAAAGGTCGTACCAGATGTCAATGAAGTGGATATCACTCCAGAGCTGATCGACGAGTTCCATCAGGATATGGCTCGTCGTAATATCCAGATCCAATATGTATCAGGAGCATGGTCCCCTCAGTTTGTTAAACTGCTGGACCAGAAATTCCAGCTCATTCTCGCTTCAGAAACCATTTATTCACTCGATACGCTGCCAGTGTTCACAGACACCCTTCTCAACAGTCTGCCCAGCAGCGACCAGGGCCATGCTCTAGTGGCCGCCAAAAAAATCTATTTTGGCGTCGGTGGTGGCATTCCCGACTTTGTCACTGCTTTAGAATCTCGCCAAATCACCCACAATGTGGTGTTCGAGGACTCGGCTGGTGTCGGCCGTGCTGTACTAAAAGTCTCTTTATAA